A region of the Candidatus Marsarchaeota archaeon genome:
GCGCTAAAGGCTATGGAGGGGATTGAATGACATACAAAGAGGGCAAGGCGGTAATACGCTACCACTCCAAGGCTTTCATCAACCCGCACGCAAGGTTCACGCGCGACATCGGCACGGCTCTGGCCGTGCGATTATTGCCAAATCATTACTCTGTGCTAGACCCTACCGCTGCAACAGGCATACGCGGCATGCGCTACGCGCTCGAAGCACGTGCCGGAAGTGCCACCTTCCTGGAGATAAACAAATCTGCTTACAAGGACCTGAAGCTGAACGTCAAGGGCATGCCGCGCGGCGTTGATGCTAGGGCACTGAACACAAGCGTTCAGGAATTTGCCAATACATCGCATGAAAGGTTCGACCTCATAGACCTGGATCCGTTCGGGAGCGCAGCCCCTTACATACACGACATGCTCAAACTTGCAAAGGACCACACGGCATTCTTCGTCACTGCCACCGATACTGCAGTCCTTTGCGGCGCCCACGCCAAGGCGTGCGTTCGCATGTACGACGCTTTGCCTATGCACAATGTACTGTCGCACGAGACCGGCCTCCGTATACTAATAGGATATGTGGCGCGCACAGCCGCACAGTATGATCTCGGCATAGACGTGGAGCTCGCGTTCACCTACATGCATTACATGCGGGCTATGTTGGTGCTCAGGCACGGAGCGAAGAGCGTCGATGCTACCGCTAAGGAAATAGGCTACGCATACTATTGCAGGAAATGCTGCAACGCCTTCTATGTGAAGGGGCGCGTTCCGGAGAAGCAGATGTGCGGCTTCTGCGGTGCGGAAGTCGAGGGTGCAGGGCCTCTCTGGCTGGGCGCGCTGAGAAGCACAGCCGCATCGAAGGCGCTTATTGAGTATACAACTGACGAAGGCATTCCGGCTCCGGACCGGAAGTTCGCGTCCATGATGGCCAGCGAACCTGACGTGCCGCTTTACTACAGCCTGCCATATATCACCAAGAGCATGGGCATCCCGTCGGTGCCGATAGGCGCAGTGATAGACGAGCTAAGGCGGGCCGGCACTATCGCGGCGAGGACAAGCCTCGAGGCTAACTGCATAAAGACTGCTGCTGGCATAGAAGCGGTGCGCGATGCCGTGAAGCGCGCCTCTTCCAGGCGCTGATGGCCCAAAACTACCAATATAAAAATCTTGTCCTTGCAAGTTTTCGGGCTTGTCGCCGTAATCCCGCAATTCCGCTTTTCTTTGTTTTGCGCGTATTAGCGGAATTGTAAGTTATAAATAGGTGGAAAATCAAAATCCCTAACAAGGGTGAAAGGGTGAGTGGGGGACAAAATGGCGAAAAGCGGAGAGGCAGGGGTTAGAGTAAGCGGCATTGGTGCCGCTGCGAGAGGGGCAAAACACAGCTGCGCAATATGCGGGAGGCAGCTAGGCAAGACGGAAGTGAAATTCGTCTTGCCATCGAGGGCTCTGAGCAAGTCCAGCATGAACTTATCGGAGAGGCTGGCATGCGTGGAGTGCTACGCGATGATGGCGAGAAAGAGCCGCGTGAGAGCGCCGGCAGTGCAGAGACAGAGCTTTATACGCCGCATAGCAGTAGGCAGCAGCATAGCCCAAAGCATAGTGCAGGGCGCCAAATAATACCGGAAGGCCGCATTCGTAGAGGGTTCGCTCGCTCCTAAGAACTCCACCTTATTTGTGCCGTACTGCCCGCATAGCAGGAATGCGCAGCTCACGCACGCCCTTGCATGACGTTATAACTTATCGAAAAGTCGAAACGCTCAGCGCTTCCTCGCCGACACGACAACCATGTGGGACTCGTTCTCATAGCCTATCGCGTCCCTGAAGACGTTGGGTTCCATGGCCATTGTGCTGTCTGAATAAGGATCGTTGACGTACAGCGTGTCCTCGTCGTAGCCCTTCACGACAACCCAGTGCGGCGACGCCTCGAGGTACGGATTTATTACGTTCGCATTGACCAGCACGATTGGTATCTTGTTACTGTTTATCGCCTTCTTTATTGAGCTCACGGTCACCTGGCCGTGCTCCTCGCTTATGTGCATTTCCTTCACGTGGTCGCGTATCTCGTTGAACGATGATTTCAACGTATCGAGATTTATCCCCTCATACACAGCGAGCTTCTTCTCGTAGCCCTCGTCCTTCACGTTCGTGCTTATGATCTCGGGCCTTGCGCCGCGCTTGGCCAGCGCGTATGCCAGGCCGTACCTGGAGCCGTGCCAGACGCTGCCGCTCACCGCTTCCTTCCATATGTTGAACTCCTCGTCCCTCTTTGACTTGAAGTTCTTGTTAACATACTTCAATACCATCATGGCGCACGCTGCCGAGCTCGTAAACTCCTCGCTCTGCGCATAGTTCGGTATCTCGAACATCCTTGACTTCTTGAGCTTCGATGAAGCCCTTGCCTTGTTCTTCGCCATGCTTTTCACCTGAACGCAAGTGCAGGGAGGGAGATTTGCTCAATTTTTTTTGAACTCCCGCAGGCCTAAGCCAACGGATCTTGAGTCCGTCGCGTTTGACCAGGCTCCGCCATCCCTGCACGGTACGTTATCTAACATCATATACATAATATTATGCATGCAACGCTGATAACCGCCGGAGATCGCGCCCAGTGAGTGTTGCTCTCTTTTGATATTTATACCTTTCCACGTAAAATTCACGTCGCTTTTTAAGGCTTGCGCCTCTGCTCCGTCGGAAACGCCTACTTTGTTATCTGGTAGCCTTTCACTGTTTCATAGAGCTCACGCGCCTTGGCGTTCTTCTCAAAGTGCTCCCTTATCGGCCTGACCTTCCTCTCGAGCTGCTCCGCTACGTAGGCCTTGAGGTCGGCCGGATGTATGAGCCCCTTCTCATAGTGCCTTACCAGATCGCTGAAATCCTTCAGCTCTATCTGGCCCCCGAACTTCTGTGGCCTGTCTATGGTAATCGGCTCTGACTTGTCTTCCACGATAAGCATGTCGATAAAGTTTATGATCGGGTTCCCTTCTACGATTTTTTCCGGGCAGTATGCCGAGTCTATCTTCCTCTTTATGTCTGCTGCGCTGTCATGCACCAATATGGAGGAGTTTGTGTCTGATTTGGACATCTTGAAGCTCATGAGCCCCTCCTCGTCCTTGCCATTTATGCCCTGCGGCACGCCTCTCAGGCCGAGCAGGTAGGGGTGATGCACGGCCACAGGCACCTTCCAGCCATACCTGTGCGCCACCTCTCTCGCGAGTATGTTGGCCTTCCTCTGGTCGATGCCCAGCTGACAGATGTCTATGTCCATCTGGAATATGTCGGTTACCTGCATGGCAGGATAGTAGAGTTGCGCCACTTCGAGCGCCTCGCCCTCCTTCCTGCCCATTATCGTGATGGCGCGCCTTGCCCTGTCAAGCGATATGGCCTTGCCAACAGTGAGGAACCGGTCCCAGTAAGAGAAGTTGTCCATGAGGTCCTTGGCCCAGACGACTTTCACCTTGTCCATGTCTATGCCTGCGGCCTTCCACACCTCGACAAAGTACTCGCCGGCCTTCCTTATGTGGTCTATATCGCCGCCGAGCTTCTTGTTCACGAAAGCGAAGTAGTCCGCTATGTAGAGGTTGAATCTGATGCCTATGCCAAGCATCTTCTTTACGTTCTTGGCGCGCAGCAGGCCGAAGTGTATGGCCGCGAGGCCGGATGGCTCGAAACCATCATATGCCAGCGGGTGCTCCTTCGTCTCGAAGAGGTGCCGGAGCTCCTCCTCGGTGACTATCTCCTGGGCGAAGCTCTTTATTACCGCTATCTTCCCTTCCGCATCCATTGAACCGCATTATACATGCCAACAAAGCCTTTAAGTCTTCTCTATGGCGCGGTGCCAGCCCTCGCGCGCACTGTCGTCGCTATAAGGTAGCCGGCTGCCACGGCGAGAATGCCCGCGAGTATGAACGCGAACCAGTAGCCTATGTAGAACGAGAGATAGCCTGCCATGAGCGCGCCGGCAAGCGAGCCAAGGCCGGCCATGCCGCTGTATACGCCGAGCTTCCTGCCCCTTTTTTCGTCGCCCAGCGCCTCGAAGAGTATGGTGTTGAACGCTGTGTAAAATAGCGCGTACGCCATGCCTGCAGCAATAGGATAGAGAATGAAGCCGCCGACGAAGTTCGCAGCGCCTCCCAGCACAAGGAATATGACTCCCAGCGCCGCATAGCCTACGCCGCGAACCTCAAGCGATGTCGTCGCAACTCCGAGCTTGTTTCCCCTGCGCTCCGCGAACCTGCCCGAATTGTAGAACGCCATCGTCTGGATTATGTAGCCCATCAGCAGCACAAGCAGCACCTGGAAGTTGTCAAGGCCCTTGAAGCGCAGGCCCGCGGGATATGCCGTGTTGAATATGGTCGCGCTGACGTAGAACGTCAGCGTCGCGGCATACAGCATGTTCAGGTTGGTCTTCGCGGGCATCCTGAGCAGCTTTGACGTTGAGAGCTTTGCGATGAAAGCCCTCGTTCCGTCGATTGTCATTTTCCTCAGGAA
Encoded here:
- a CDS encoding peptidase C39 family protein, with translation MAKNKARASSKLKKSRMFEIPNYAQSEEFTSSAACAMMVLKYVNKNFKSKRDEEFNIWKEAVSGSVWHGSRYGLAYALAKRGARPEIISTNVKDEGYEKKLAVYEGINLDTLKSSFNEIRDHVKEMHISEEHGQVTVSSIKKAINSNKIPIVLVNANVINPYLEASPHWVVVKGYDEDTLYVNDPYSDSTMAMEPNVFRDAIGYENESHMVVVSARKR
- a CDS encoding tyrosine--tRNA ligase yields the protein MDAEGKIAVIKSFAQEIVTEEELRHLFETKEHPLAYDGFEPSGLAAIHFGLLRAKNVKKMLGIGIRFNLYIADYFAFVNKKLGGDIDHIRKAGEYFVEVWKAAGIDMDKVKVVWAKDLMDNFSYWDRFLTVGKAISLDRARRAITIMGRKEGEALEVAQLYYPAMQVTDIFQMDIDICQLGIDQRKANILAREVAHRYGWKVPVAVHHPYLLGLRGVPQGINGKDEEGLMSFKMSKSDTNSSILVHDSAADIKRKIDSAYCPEKIVEGNPIINFIDMLIVEDKSEPITIDRPQKFGGQIELKDFSDLVRHYEKGLIHPADLKAYVAEQLERKVRPIREHFEKNAKARELYETVKGYQITK